In the genome of Segatella copri, one region contains:
- a CDS encoding rhamnulokinase, whose amino-acid sequence MIYLAIDFGGGSGRVLAGKLENGKLEMELIHRFPNRQVRLGNHVYWDFLALFEDMKTGLKMAGAKGLKVDGIAIDTWGVDFGLIDKDGNLLGNPVCYRDARTKGMPEEVFKQIDPSAHYAINGTQVMEINTLFQLYSMKKANSPQLEKAAHLLFTPDLFSYYLTGEANNEYTIASTSELLNASTKDWDWETIDQLDLPRHIFGKIVMPGTIRGKLRRDIAEETGLGEVDVIAVGSHDTASAVAAVPATEDESPVAFISSGTWSLLGVEIEKPILTEEARKAEFTNEGGIGGRITFLQNITGLWIMQRLMAEWKENGEEQQFDVILPLADEAHINAIIPVDDAAFQNPACMQQAIIDYCATHQLQVPQTKAEIVRCVLQSLAAKYAEATAHLNEMLPQPIKSMHIIGGGSQNKLLNRLTSEALGVPVVAGPIEATGMGNILTQALAKGEIKDMNELRAVVRQSI is encoded by the coding sequence ATGATTTATCTAGCTATTGACTTCGGTGGAGGAAGCGGAAGAGTACTCGCCGGCAAATTGGAAAACGGCAAATTAGAAATGGAACTCATCCATCGTTTCCCTAACCGACAGGTAAGATTAGGCAATCACGTATATTGGGACTTCCTCGCCCTCTTCGAGGATATGAAGACGGGGCTGAAAATGGCAGGAGCCAAAGGTCTCAAGGTAGATGGCATCGCCATCGATACCTGGGGAGTGGATTTCGGACTCATCGACAAAGACGGTAACCTTTTGGGCAACCCAGTCTGCTATCGCGATGCCCGCACCAAGGGGATGCCGGAAGAAGTATTCAAGCAGATTGACCCATCGGCACATTATGCCATCAACGGCACGCAGGTGATGGAAATCAATACCCTCTTCCAACTCTACAGTATGAAGAAGGCCAACAGTCCGCAATTGGAAAAGGCTGCTCATCTGCTGTTCACCCCAGACCTCTTCAGCTATTATCTCACAGGCGAAGCCAACAATGAATATACCATCGCATCCACTTCAGAACTGCTGAATGCCAGCACCAAGGATTGGGATTGGGAAACCATCGACCAGCTGGACCTTCCACGCCACATCTTCGGTAAGATTGTGATGCCAGGCACCATAAGGGGAAAACTGCGCCGTGATATTGCAGAAGAAACCGGATTGGGCGAGGTAGATGTCATCGCAGTAGGCTCTCACGATACAGCTAGTGCCGTTGCTGCCGTACCAGCCACAGAAGATGAGAGCCCGGTAGCCTTCATCAGTTCAGGCACCTGGTCGCTCCTAGGCGTTGAGATAGAAAAGCCTATCCTCACCGAGGAAGCCCGAAAGGCTGAATTTACCAATGAGGGCGGCATCGGCGGCCGCATCACCTTCCTGCAGAACATCACAGGACTTTGGATTATGCAGAGACTGATGGCAGAATGGAAAGAGAATGGCGAGGAACAGCAGTTTGATGTCATCCTTCCTCTGGCAGATGAGGCTCACATCAATGCCATCATCCCTGTGGATGACGCAGCTTTCCAAAATCCAGCATGCATGCAGCAGGCCATCATCGACTATTGCGCCACCCATCAGTTGCAGGTTCCTCAGACCAAGGCAGAAATCGTGCGCTGCGTACTCCAGTCACTGGCAGCCAAATATGCCGAGGCCACTGCTCACCTCAACGAGATGTTGCCACAACCTATCAAGAGTATGCACATCATCGGTGGCGGTTCACAGAATAAGTTACTCAACCGTCTCACCTCCGAAGCCCTAGGTGTACCAGTGGTTGCAGGACCTATCGAAGCCACAGGCATGGGCAATATCCTGACCCAGGCACTCGCCAAGGGTGAAATTAAGGATATGAACGAGCTGAGAGCCGTTGTAAGACAAAGCATCTAG